The Cellulomonas oligotrophica sequence GGGTCACCCCGGGTGGGCGTTACCCACCACCCTGCCCTGCGGAGCCCGGACGTTCCTCGGCAGGACCACGAGGGCCCTGACGCGGCCGCCTGGCTGACTCGTCCGCGCGCCCAGCGTACCCGTCGCTGCGGCCCGCCGGCGCGGGTCAGAGGTCGACGCGGTAGTCCAGCTGGAGCGCGTCTCCGGTGGTGCCGCGGATCGCCCAGTGCGTGGGCGGGCTCTCGAGCACGACGACCTCCAGGTCGTCGGGCGCCAGGCCGAGCGCGGGCGCGACGTCGTCGGTCATGGCCGTGAGCAGGGTCCGGACCGCGGCGGGGCTGCGTCCGGCGAACGCGACGACCTCGACGACGAGGTAGTCGTGCCCGCGGGGGGCGACGAGGTCCTCGTCGTCGAGCAGCAGGAACCGGTGGAAGCGCTTGGCGGGCGGGATGCCCCACGCACCGACGAGGGCAGCGTGCAGGGCGTCGGAGACCTCGGCGCGACGGTGGCCCCAGGCGGAGCGCCGGCCGTACACCTTCACGTGAGCCACGGCACTCCTGGGGGTCGTCGGGCGGGCAGGACCGCACCGTACAGTGCAGCGGTGCTCGTGCTGCTGCCGCCCTCGGAGGGCAAGACGCCCGCGCCCGTCGGCGCCCCGCCGGTCGACCTCGCCGCGCTCGCGCACCCGGGGCTCACGCCGTGGCGGGAGAAGGTGCTCGATGCGCTCGTGGCGGTCAGCGCGCGGGACGACGCGTGCGCGGTGCTGGGCGTCTCACCGGGCCTGGCCGCCGAAGTCACGCGGAACACCGGGCTGCGGGACGCCCCGGCGGCGCGGGCGTCCCGGGTGTACACGGGTGTGCTGTACGGCGCGGCGGGCCTGGACGGGCTCACGCCCGCGGCCCGGGCGCGTGCGGTGCGCTCCGTCCGCGTCGTCAGCGCGCTGTGGGGCGTCCTGACCGTCGACGACGTGGTGCCGGCCTACCGGCTGTCGATGGGGACCGACCTGCCGGGCGTCGGGCCGCTGTCCGCCGCGTGGCGCGGCCCGCTGGCCGACGCGCTGGCCGAGGAGGGCGAGGACCTGGTGGTCGACTGCCGCTCCGCCGCGTACCGGGCCGCGTGGACGCCGCCCGCGGGTGCGACCTGGGTGGACGTGCGCGTGCTGCGCGAGGTCGACGGGCGCCGCTCGGTCGTCTCGCACCACGCCAAGCACACGCGCGGCGTGCTGACCCGGCACCTGGTGACCCGTCGCGGGAACGCCCCGCGGGACGCGGACGAGCTGGCGCACGCCGCGAGCGCGCTCGTCGGCACGGTGCTGACGGCGGTCGAGCTGGCGGACCCGCCGCGACGCGGGGCGCGCACGCTCTCGCTCGTCGTGGACTGACCCGGCCGCCTCGTCGTGGTCTGACGTCGTGGAACGGCCCGGCCGCTCAGCGGGCTGCGGGGCCCCAGCCCTCGCTGGGCGCGCCGGCCACGGCGACCTCGTCGCGCCGGTCGGTGTACAGGCGCACGATGCTCACCGACGCCGGGGCGACGCGCAGCTGGCTCCACGTGCCGGGGGCGGACCCGAGCGTCACGCCCAGGGCGGCACGGATCGCGACCGCGTGCGAGACCACGACGACGGTCCGCTCGCCGCCGCCGCGCAGCCCGTCGAGGGCGACACGCAGCCGCTCCCCCACGTCGGCGACGGACTCCCCGCCGGGCGGGCGCACGTGCCCGTCGACGTGCCAGGGCTCGAGGGTGCCGGGCCAGCGCTGCTCGATCTCGTCGGAGGTCAGCCCCTGCCAGGCCCCGAAGTCGGCCTCGCGGAACGCGGCGTCGGTGCGCACGGGCAGGCCGAGCCGCGCGGCGACGACGCCCGCGGTCTCCTGCGTGCGGACCATGGGCGACGCGACGACCTCGCCCGGGTAGGGCACGTCGCCCCACAGGTCGCGGCCGACGCGGTCGACGAGCTCCGCCGCGGACGCCGCCTGCGCGCGGCCGGTCGCGTCCAGCGGCGGGCCCGGCTCGGAGGAGCCGGAGTAGCCGCGGGAGACCGTCATCGCGGTCTGCCCGTGGCGGACGAGCACGACCGTGACGGGCTGCTCGTCGTCGAACCGCACGCCCGCCCCCGACGGCCCGGCGGTGCGTCGGCGACCCGTCGTCCCGGCGGGCACGACAGGTTGTGCCGGGCGCCCGGGCGTCCCGGGCGGCTCCTCCACCGGGCTCATGCGTTCGCGGGCAGCCGCACGAGGATGCGCCCGCACTCCTCGCAGCGCACGACCGCGTCCTCGGGACGCGCACGGATGGCCTCGAGGTCCAGCGGGTTGAGCTCGAGGCGGCAGCCGTCGCACCGGTTGCCGCGCAGCGGTGCGGCGCCCCGGCCGCCGAGCTGCCCGCGCAGGCGCTCGTAGAGTGCGACCAGCCGCTCGTCGAGGCCGGCGACGGTCTTCTCGCGCGCGGCCCGGACCCGGTCGGCCTCGGCGTCGACCTCGGCCCAGCCGGCGTCGCGCTCGGCGACGACGGCGGCACGGTCCGACGCGAGCGCCGCGTGGGCCGTCTCCAGCTCGGCGAGCGTCGACTCGTGGGCCTCGAGCCGCTCCATCACCTCGAGCTCGACGTCCTCGAGGTCGGACTGGCGGCGCGCCAGGCTCTCGAGCTCGCTGGTCAGCGCCTGCGCGTCCTTCGCGGAGACCTGGCCCTGCTCGAGCCGCTGCTGGTCGCGCGCGGCACGGGTGCGCACCTGCGCGACGTCGGCCTCGGCCTTGGTGAGCTCGCGCCGCAGGTCCGAGGCCGCGGTCCGCGACGTCACGAGGGCGGTGTACAGGTCGCCGACCTGCGCGTCGAGCTCGGTCAGCCGCGCGAGCGCGGGCAGCGTGCGACGGCGGTGGGCGAGCTGGTCGAGGCGGGTGTCGAGGTCCTGGACCTCGAGCAGGCGACGCTGGTCGGCGACGGGGGCGCTCGTCACGGGGTTCCTTCCGGCTGGGTGCGGGCGGGCTGCGGCACACGGCCCGTCCAGGGGTCGGTGCGCAGCGTGCTCACGCGGGTCTCCACCGTAGTGCCCGCAGCGGCCAGGTCGGCGCGCAGCGCGTCGGCGGCCCGGGCGAGCCAGGGCCACTCCGACGCGGAGTGCGCGAGGTCGACGAGCGCGGGGCGCGGCGCGCCGCCCTTGGCCTCGAACAGCGCCTGCTCCTGCTGCTCGGACGCGGGGTGGTGGCGCAGGTCCGCGGTCACGTAGGCGTCGACGTCGGCCGCGCGGACCGCGTCGAAGAGCGAGTCGCCGGAACCACCGAGCACGGCGACCCGGTGCACGGGCATCGCGGGGTCGCCCGCGTAGCGCACGCCCTGCACGGTGGCGGGCAGCGCGCGGGCCACGGCGGCGGCGAACTCCGCCAGCGGCAGGGGCCGGTCCAGCGTGCCGACGCGGCCGAGCCCCGTCTGCCCCGGCAGGGACGCCAGCTCCAGGACGTCGAAGGCCGGCTCCTCGTACGGGTGGGCGGCCCGCACGGCGGCCACGACCTGCGCCCGCGACCTGCGCGGGGCGACCATCTCGATGCGGGTCTCGCGCACCCGGGCGACCTCGCCGACCCGCCCGACCGCGGGCGCGGCGCCGTCGAGCGGGAGGAACGTGCCCTCCCCCACGGTGGTCCACGCGCACCGGGCGTACGCGCCCAGCGCACCGGCGCCCGCCGCGGACAGCGCGTCGACGAGCGCCTCGGCGTGCTCCGTCGGCACGAGGACCACGTGCTTGTCGAGCGACGGCACGACCGCGGGCACGAGCGGGACGGTGCCCCGCACGCCGATGGTGTCGGCAAGGGCGTGCGCGACGCCGTCGACCGCGGCGTCGGCGTTGGTGTGCGCGGTGTGCAGCGCGCACCCGCCCCGCACCAGGCGGTGCACGAGCGCCCCCTTGGCGGTGGTCGCCGCCACCGAGTGGACGCCGCGCAGCAGCAGCGGGTGGTGCGTGAGCAGCAGGTCGGCGCCCCAGCCGAGCGCCTCGTCGACGACGGCGGCGACGGGGTCGACGGCGAGCAGCACCCGGCGCACGGGGGCGTCGGGGTCCCCGACCGCGAGGCCGACCCGGTCCCAGGGCTCGGCCGTCCCGGGCGGGTACCGCCGGTCGAGGGCGGCGACGACGTCGCGGACGGTGGCGGTGGGGCTCACACGCGGCAACCTACCGGCTGGCCGCGAGGTCGCCGACCTCGCCCCGCCCATGCGTCACGGCCGCACGAGGGCCTTGGTGACGGTCCGGGCGTCCATCGCGGCGTAGGCGTCGGCGATGTCGTCGAGCGCGAAGGTGCCGTCGAACACCAGCCCGGGTCGGATCGCGCCGGACCAGACGTCGGCCATGAGCTCGGGGATGTAGCCGCGCACGGGCGCGATGCCGCCCCCGACGGTGACGTTCGTGTCGAAGAGCTGCCGCACCGGCAGCTCGGGCCCGCCCGCGGGCACCCCGACGAAGCCGATCCGCCCGCCCGGCCGCACGGTGGCCAGGGCCTGCGCCATCGACTCCTTGGTCCCGACGCACTCGAGCACCGCGTCCGGGCCGATGCCGTCGAGCAGGTCGCGCACGTGGGCCGCCCCCTCGTCACCGCGCTCGGCGACGACGTCGGTGGCCCCGAACCCGCGCGCGAGCTCCTGCCGGGCCGCGTGCCGCGACATGGCCACGACCCGCTCGGCGCCGAGCCGGCGTGCCGCGATCACCGCGCACAGCCCCACGGCACCGTCGCCCACCACGGCCACCGTCGAGCCCGGCCCCACGCCGGCCGACCGCGCCGCGTGGTGCCCGGTGCCCATCACGTCCGTCAGCGTCAGCACGTGCGGCAGCAGCGCCTCGTCGGGGTGCTCCGGGGTCACGACGAGCGTCCCGTCGGCCATCGGCACGCGCACGTACTCGCCCTGCGCGGCGTCGACGGGCTCGCCGTCCTGGTCGGGCGACCCCCACCACGCGACCCGCTCGCACGACGTGTGCACGCCGTTGCGGCAGTGCACGCACGTGCCGTCGCACAGCGAGAACGGCGCCACGACGAAGTCACCGGGCCGCACCGTCCGCACGTCGGCGCCGACCTCCTCGACCACGCCCACGAGCTCGTGCCCGATGCGCCGCGGCTCGTCCACCGGCCGTGCCCCGCGGTAGGGCCACAGGTCCGACCCGCACACGCAGGTCGCGACGACGCGCACCACGGCGTCGTGCGCCCGGCGCACCTGCGGGTCGGGCACCTGCTCGACGCGGACGTCACCGGGACCGTGGAGGAGGGTTGCGCGCACCCGCGCAGCCTACGGCGCCGGTAGGCTGTCCGACGCTCTTCGGGCCTGTAGCTCAGTTGGTCAGAGCGCCGCGCTTACACCGCGGAGGTCGCCGGTTCGAGACCGGCCGGGCCCACCAGAACACCGGGACGAGACGCCCCCGACCGTCGGCACGGTCGCGGGGCGTGCCGTCACAGGGCCGCGAGGGCCTCGCGGTAGGCGGCGAGGGGGCGGGCCTCGCCGCGGGGGTTGACCACCGACCAGCGGACCACGCCGTCGGCGTCGAGGAGGAACGAGCCGCGCAGGGCCAGGCCGTGGTCCTCGTCGAAGACGCCGAACGCGCGGGCGGCCGCACCGTGCGGCCAGAAGTCGGACAGCAGGTCGAAGCCGTGGCCCTCCTGCTGCGACCAGGCCCGCAGCGCGAACATGGGGTCGCACGAGACACCGAGGAGGCGGACGCCGGCGGCGTCGAACATCGCCAGGTTGTCGCGCAGCTCGCACAGCTCGCCGGAGCAGATGCCGGAGAACGCGAACGGGAAGAACACCACCGCGACCGGGCCGCCGCGCAGCTGCGCGAGCGAGACGGGTGTGCCGTGGGTGTCGGGCAGGGTGACGTCCGGGGCCGGCTCACCGACGAGCAGGGCCCCGGGCGCCGCGCCCGTCACTTGCCGCGACCCCGCGTAGCCAGCCGCGTCGCGGACCAGTCGGGACCGACGGAGAACGTCGTCATCGCGTGCAGGCCGGACGTGGTCGCGGCCTCCTCGATGTCGCTGTGGGGCACGTGGCCCCGGCGTCCGGCCTTGGGCACGAACACCCAGATCGGCCCGTTGTCCTCGAGCACGGTCATCGCGTCGACGAGCGCGTCGGTGAGGTCGCCGTCGTCGTCGCGGAACCAGATCACGGCGCCGTCGGTGACGTCGTCGTAGTCCTCGTCGACGAGCGCGGAGCCGGTGGTGGCCTCGAGCCCTGCACGCAGGGCCTCGTCCACGTCGTCGTCGTAGCCCAGCTCCTGGATGACCTGCCCGGACTCGAAGCCCAGACGAGCGGCCGCGTGCGTCGCGGCATCGTCCGCAGTGGAAGACACGTCCGGCCCGTTCCCTTCTTTCCCCCGGTGGCCCACGCCTGCGCGGGACCTCTGATGTGGGCACACGTTAGCCCACCGGGAGGTCCCCGGCCCCGGGAAGCCCCGTCGTGGACGTCCCGCGCGTGTCACGGACGTCACGGCCCCGCGGGGGCCCGTCGGTGTGACTTTCCGGGCGGGGAGGACCGAGAATGGATCGATCACCCGCACCCGCGGCCCCAGGCGCCACCGCGCCGGAGGCCGGGCCGGGACGAGAAGGCGCGCCGTGGCGGGACCGCCGGGCGCGCACGAGACGCGAAGGAGCACCGGTGGCTTCCATCGACGAGACGGGCCCGCTGATCGGCGGCCTGCTCAGCCAGGTCCCCGACATCGACCCGGAGGAGACCGGGGAGTGGGTCGACTCGCTCGACGGCCTGATCGACGAGAAGGGCGGCCCGCGGGCGCGGTACGTCCTGATGAGCATGCTGCGCCACGCGCGGCAGCGGAACGTGGCGATCCCGGCCTCCCTGAACACGCCGTACGTGAACACGATCGCGGTGCACAACGAGCCGTACTTCCCCGGTGACGAGGTCATGGAGCGCCGGTACCGCTCCTGGATCCGCTGGAACGCGGCCGTGATGGTGACGCGTGCGCAGCGTCCCGGCGTGGCGGTCGGCGGGCACATCTCGTCCTACGCGTCGGTGGCGACGCTCACCGAGGTCGGCCTCAACCACTTCTTCCGCGGCAAGGACCACCCGGGCGGCGGCGACCAGGTCTACTTCCAGGGCCACGCCTCCCCGGGCGTGTACGCCCGCGGCTTCCTCGAGGGGCGCCTGAGCGAGCACCAGCTCGACGGGTTCCGCCAGGAGCGCTCGCACGCCGGCGGCGGCCTGCCGTCGTACCCGCACCCGCGCCTGGCGCCCGAGCTGTGGGAGTTCCCCACGGTGTCGATGGGCCTGGGCCCGGCCGGTGCGATCTACCAGGCGTGGACCAACAAGTACCTGCACGAGCGGGGCATCAAGGACACCAGCCAGCAGGACGTGTGGGCGTACCTGGGCGACGGCGAGATGGACGAGCCCGAGTCGCGCGGCATGCTCCAGCACGCGGCGCAGCAGGGCCTGGACAACCTGACGTTCGTGGTGAACTGCAACCTGCAGCGCCTCGACGGCCCCGTGCGCGGCAACGGCAAGATCATCCAGGAGCTCGAGGCGCAGTTCCGCGGCGCGGGCTGGAACGTCATCAAGGTCATCTGGGGCCGCGAGTGGGACGTCCTGCTCAACGCCGACAAGGACCGCGCCCTGGTGCACCTGATGAACACCACCCCGGACGGCGACTTCCAGACGTTCCGGGCCGAGAACGGCGCGTTCATCCGCGAGCACTTCTTCGGCCGCGACCCGCGGACCAAGCAGCTCGTCGAGAAGATGACGGACGACGAGATCTGGGCCCTCAAGCGCGGCGGGCACGACTACCGCAAGCTCTACGCGGCCTACAAGGCGGCGCGCGAGCACACCGGTCAGCCGACCGTCATCCTCGCCCACACCATCAAGGGCTACGGCCTGGGCTCGGGCTTCGCCGGGCGCAACGCCACGCACCAGATGAAGAAGCTCAAGGTCGACGAGCTCAAGGCGCTGCGGGACTCGCTGCACATCCCGATCTCGGACGCCCAGCTCGAGGAGAACCCGTACCTGCCCCCGTACTACCACCCGGGGCCGGACGACGAGGCGATCCGCTACATGCTCGACCGGCGCCGGGCCCTCGGCGGCTTCGTCCCCGAGCGGCGCACCGAGCACACCAAGCTCACGCTCCCGGGCGACAAGTCCTACGAGAGCCTGGCCAAGGGCTCGGGCACGCAGGAGGTCGCCACGACGATGGCGCTCGTGCGCCTGTTCAAGGACCTGCTCAAGGACAAGGAGTTCGGCCACCGCCTGGTGCCGATCATCCCCGACGAGGCGCGCACGTTCGGCCTGGACTCGATCTTCCCGAGCGCGAAGATCTTCAACACCAACGGCCAGAACTACATGGCGGTCGACCGCGAGCTGATGCTGTCCTACAAGGAGTCCACCTCCGGGCAGATCATGCACACCGGCATCAACGAGGCCGGGTCGGCCGCGGCGTTCCAGGCCGTCGGCACGGCGTACGCCACGCACGGCGAGCCGCTGATCCCGTTCTACTTCTACTACTCGATGTTCGGGTTCCAGCGCACCGGCGACCAGTTCTGGGCCGCCGGGGACCAGATGGCGCGCGGGTTCCTCATCGGGGCCACGGCCGGGCGCACCACGCTGACGGGCGAGGGCCTGCAGCACGCCGACGGCCACTCCCCGCTGCTGGCGGGAACCATGCCGCACGTCGTGCACTACGACCCGGCGTACGGGTACGAGATCCGGCACATCGTGCGCGACGGCATCGCCCGCATGTACGGCGACGGCTCCGACGGTCGCGACCAGGACGTCATCTACTACCTGACGGTCTACAACGAGCCGATGGTCCAGCCGGCCGAGCCGGAGGACGTCGACGTCGAGGGGATCCTGCGCGGCATCCACCAGGTGGCGCCGGTCGAGGGCGAGGGCCCGCAGGCCCAGATCCTCGCCTCCGGCGTCGCGGTGCCGTGGGCGCTCGAGGCCCGGCAGCTGCTCGCCGACGACTGGGGCGTGCGCGCCGCCGTGTGGTCGGTCACCAGCTGGAACGAGCTGCGGCGCGACGCGCTGGCTGCCGAGCAGCACGCGTTCCTGCAGCCGGGCGAGGCGCCCCGCACGCCCTTCCTGACGCAGAAGCTGCAGGGGGCGCAGGGCCCGTTCGTCGCGACGACGGACTACGACCACCTCGTGGCCGACCAGGTCCGCGCGTGGGTCCCGGGGCGCTACGCGACGCTCGGTGCGGACGGCTTCGGCTTCTCCGACACGCGCGCCGCCGCACGCCGGCACTTCAAGATCGACGGCCCGTCGACCGCGGTGCGCGTGCTGCAGCAGCTCGCGCTCGAGGGCGCGGTGGACCCGTCCCTGCCCGCGCAGGCCATCGAGCGGTACCGCCTGCACGACGTCACGGCGGGCACGTCGGGCAACACGGGCGGCGACGCCTGACGCGCGGCACCTCCTGACGACGAGGGCGCCCCGGCCGGTCGGCCGGGGCGCCCTCGTCGTTCGTCCGCTGCGCGGTCAGGTGCCCGTGATCGACTGCTCCGCGCGGGCGACCTCTCGGGTCAGCTCGGCACGCAGGCCCGCGACCGCCCCCTGGTCCGGGTACAGGTCGAGGGACGCGAGGTGCTGCTTGGCCTCCAGCGGGCGGCCGGCCTGCACGGCGGCACGCACGAGCTGGCGGGCCACCGCGGGGTCGTGCTCGCGGGGCCGCCAGTGACCGACACCGAGGTTGAGGGCCTCGACGGGCTGGCCCGCCTCGCACAGGAGCGCCAGGGCCTGGGCCAGCGCGGTGCCGGAGGAGTCGCGCTCGGACGCGGTCGTCAGCCGGCGGATGGTGCCGTCGTGGTCGTCGTCGACGGACAGCCGGGCGAGCTCGATGAGCGGGTACCAGGCGCGCGGGTTGCCGGCGAGCTCCTCGCCGAGGGCCCACACCGCGAGCTCCGCGGCGCGCTCGCGCTCGTGCTCGACGTTCGGCGCGGTCAGCGGGTCCTCCTCGTGGACCTGCTCGGTGGCCCGGCGGCGCACGATCTCGGCGAGGGCCTGGAACGCGCGCTCGTTGTTCGGGTCGTCGCTCAGCATCGAGCGCAGCGCGTCCTCGTGGAGGGTGTCCCCCCGGCGCGAGGCCTTCGTCGGACGGCGCGCACCGACCCGGGAGGCCGAGGACGGTCGTCGCATCAGCTGGCGCAGTCGGGGCAGGAGAGCCATGTCGCGACCCTATCGGCTCTCTCCCCGACGCACCCGGGGCGGGCGCGCCACGACCGGCATGCGAGCCGCACGAGGCGTGGACCCTTTGTCGGCATCCCACAACCGCCGCCTATGCTCGGCCGCATGTCGACCTCCCGGGCGGGGCGCACCGCCCCCGCGCAGGCCCCCGCGAAGACCGCCGCGCAGACCACCGACGCCGGCACGCCGGGCGACGCGGACCCCCGCCGCGAGCCCGCCCGCCCACGGGCCGGCGCACCGGCGCGCGAGCCGGTCACCGAGACCCAGCGCCGCGTGCGGGACGGGGCGGGGCTGCTCGCCGCGGCGGCGATGCGCCGGCTCGACGCAGACCTCGACTGGTACCGGGCCCTGCCCGCGGAGGACCGGTCGTGGGTGGGACTGGTCGCGCAGGCGGGCATCACCGCGTTCGTCACCTGGTACGCGGACCCGACGAAGCCGCCGCACGGTGTCGGCGAGATCTTCGCCGCCGCGCCGCCGGAGCTGACCCGATCGATCTCGCTGCAGCACACGCTGCAGCTCGTGCGCGTCGTCGTCGACGTCGTCGAGACGCACAGCGACCGCCTCGCGGCCCCGGGCGAGGAGCGCGAGCTGCGCGAGGCGGTGCTCCGGTACTCCCGCGAGGTCGCGTTCTCCGCGGCGGAGGTCTACGCCCGCGCCGCGGAGGTCCGGGGTGCGTCGGACGCCCGCCTGGAGGCGCTCGTCGTCGACGCGCTCGTGCGCGGGGACGGCGGCGACGCGGTGCGCTCGCGCGTGGCCGCGCTCGGGTGGACGGGTCAGGGCCCGACCCTCGTGGTCGTCGGCACCGCCGGCGCCCACATGGACGAGGTGCGCACCGCGGACCTGCGCCGCGAGACCCGCCACGCGGCGGACGACGCGCTCGTCGGGACCCTCGGCGACCGGCTGCTGGTGTTCCTCGGCGGGCGGGGCGACCTGCGCGCTGCCGCACTGACGCTTCTCCCCCGGTTCGGGCCGGGTCCCGTGGTGATCGGCCCCACGGCGGACGGGCTGGTGGAGTCGACGCGGTCGGTGCGCGCGGCGCTGCACGGGCTGGCGGCGGCTGCGGCGTGGGACGGCGCCCCGCGCCCCGTCTTCGCCGACGACCTGCTGCCCGAGCGTGTCCTCGTCGGCGACGCCGACGCGCGCCGCGCCCTCGTCGAGCGCGCCTTCGCCCCGCTCGCGGCGAGCCAGGGCTCCCTGCTCGAGACGCTCTCGGCGTACCTGGGCGCGGGGCGGTCGCTGGAGGCGGCGGCCCGCACGTTGTACGTGCACCCCAACACCGTGCGGTACCGGCTGCGCCGCGTCAGCGACGTCACCGGCTGGGACCCCCTGGACGCGCGGGAGTCGTACGTGCTGCAGACGGCGCTGGCCGTCGGGCGCCTCGACGGCACCGGCACGGCCTGACCGCAGGCGCGGCGGCCCGCGCGCTTTGTCGGGGTACGACAAGACGCGGTCGCAAGGTTCGTACGTGCCGTGACCGGGTGAGGCCGGGCGGGACCGGCACAGTGGTCGGGTGCTCGTCGTCGCCTGCCCCGGCCAGGGGGCCCAGTCCCCCGGCATGCTCACCCCGTGGCTCGAGCTGCCGGGGTTCGCCGCGGACCTCGCCCACGCGGGTGACGTCGTCGGCCTCGACCTCGTCGGCCACGGCACCACGTCGTCGGCGGAGACGATCCGCGACACGGCGGTCGCCCAGCCCCTGCTCGTGGCCAGCGCGCTGGCCAGCCTGCGCGTGGTGCTCGACGCCCCGGCCGGCACCCCGTTCGCGCAGCTGACCGCCGGCGCCGTCGACGTCGTCGCGGGCCACTCGGTCGGCGAGCTCGGTGCCGCGGCGGTCGCGGGCGTGCTCACCGACGACGAGGCCCTCACGCTGGTCGCGGTGCGCGGGTCGGCGATGGCCCGGGCCGCCGCCGTCACGCCGACGGGCATGAGCGCGGTCCTGGGCGGCGACCCCGACGAGGTCCTCGCCCGGCTGGCAGCCCTCGACCTCGTCCCCGCGAACGTCAACAGCAGCGGCCAGGTCGTCGCCGCCGGCGAGCTGCCCGCCCTGGCCGCGCTCGCCGCCGACCCGCCGGCCCGGGCCCGCATCATCCCCCTCCAGGTCGCCGGGGCGTTCCACACCCGGCACATGGCCCCCGCGGTCGACGAGCTCGCGGCCGCCGCGGGGCGCGTCACGCCGGGCGCCCCGACGCTCACGCTGCTGGGCAACGCCGACGGCGCGGCCGTGGCGTCCGGCGAGGACGCCCTCGCCCGTCTCGTGGCCCAGGTCGCGCGCCCGGTGCGCTGGGACCTGTGCCAGACCACCCTCGCCGACCTCGGCGTCACCGCCCTCCTCGAGGTGGCCCCGGGCGGTGTCCTCACGGGCCTGGCCCGGCGTACCCTGCCCGGGGTCGAGACCGTCGCCCTGAAGACGCCTGCCGACCTGGACGCCGCCCGTGACCTCGTGCGACGCCACGCGGGCCCCGCTGCGTCCCAGGACCTCACCGCACAGGAGAACCCGTCGTGACCCGTCCGACCCTCACGCAGGCCACCGGCCCCGCCCACACCCGCATCCTCGGACTCGGGGGCGTGCGCGGCGAGAACGTCGTGCCCAACGACGACCTGGTCGGCCCGATCGACTCGTCCGACGAGTGGATCCGGCAGCGCACCGGCATCGTCACCCGCCGCCGCGCGGGTGCGGGCACCGACGTGCTCGACCTCGCCGAGGGCGCGGCCCGCGCGGCCCTGGAGAACGCGGGCCTGACGGGTGCGGACATCGACGCCGTCATCGTCTCGACCGTCACGTACTTCCACCAGACGCCGTCCGCCGCCGCGATCATCGCCGACCGGATCGGTGCGACGCCGGCCGCGGCGTTCGACATCTCGGCCGCCTGCGCCGGCTACTGCTACGGCATCGGCCAGGCCGACGCGCTGGTGCGGGCCGGATCGGCCCGCCACGTGCTGGTCATCGGCGCCGAGAAGATGAGCGACTTCGTCGACCCGACGGACCGGTCGATCTCGTTCCTGCTCGGCGACGGCGCGGGCGCCGTCGTCGTCGGCCCGTCCGACACCCCCGGCATCGGCCCGACCGTCTGGGGCTCGGACGGCGCGCAGGCGCAGGCGATCCGTCAGACGCACTCCTGGCTCGCGACCCGCGACGAGGGTGCGGGCTGGCCGACGCTGCGCCAGGAGGGCCAGTCGGTCTTCAAGTGGGCCGTCTGGCAGATGGCGCCGGTCGCGCAGAAGGCGATGGACGCCGCGGGCGTCACGCCCGACGACATCGACGCGTTCATCCCCCACCAGGCGAACATGCGCATCATCGACCAGATGATCAAGCAGCTGAAGCTGCCCGAGCGCGTGGTCGTCGGCCGGGACATCGCCGACACCGGCAACACGTCCGCCGCCTCGATCCCCCTGGCCACCGAGCGGCTGCTGCGCGAGGGCCAGGTGTCCTCGGGCGCGATCGCCCTGCAGATCGGGTTCGGCGCGGGCCTCGTCTACGCCGCCCAGGTCGTCGTCCTGCCCTGAGCCGGTGCGGACGGACCGCCGCGGGAGCTGCCCGCACGGCCGGTACCGTTCGACACGTTCGTCCCACCACCCACACGAAATGGAGTCACCGATGGCGTACACCGAGCAGGAGATCCTCGCCGGCCTGGCCGAGATCGTCAGCGAGGAGACCGGTCTGCCGACCGACTCCGTCCTGCCGGAGAAGTCCTTCACGGACGACCTCGACATCGACTCGCTGTCGATGATGACGATCGTCACGCTGGCCG is a genomic window containing:
- a CDS encoding tautomerase family protein — protein: MAHVKVYGRRSAWGHRRAEVSDALHAALVGAWGIPPAKRFHRFLLLDDEDLVAPRGHDYLVVEVVAFAGRSPAAVRTLLTAMTDDVAPALGLAPDDLEVVVLESPPTHWAIRGTTGDALQLDYRVDL
- a CDS encoding YaaA family protein: MLVLLPPSEGKTPAPVGAPPVDLAALAHPGLTPWREKVLDALVAVSARDDACAVLGVSPGLAAEVTRNTGLRDAPAARASRVYTGVLYGAAGLDGLTPAARARAVRSVRVVSALWGVLTVDDVVPAYRLSMGTDLPGVGPLSAAWRGPLADALAEEGEDLVVDCRSAAYRAAWTPPAGATWVDVRVLREVDGRRSVVSHHAKHTRGVLTRHLVTRRGNAPRDADELAHAASALVGTVLTAVELADPPRRGARTLSLVVD
- a CDS encoding histidine phosphatase family protein; its protein translation is MPAGTTGRRRTAGPSGAGVRFDDEQPVTVVLVRHGQTAMTVSRGYSGSSEPGPPLDATGRAQAASAAELVDRVGRDLWGDVPYPGEVVASPMVRTQETAGVVAARLGLPVRTDAAFREADFGAWQGLTSDEIEQRWPGTLEPWHVDGHVRPPGGESVADVGERLRVALDGLRGGGERTVVVVSHAVAIRAALGVTLGSAPGTWSQLRVAPASVSIVRLYTDRRDEVAVAGAPSEGWGPAAR
- a CDS encoding zinc ribbon domain-containing protein, coding for MTSAPVADQRRLLEVQDLDTRLDQLAHRRRTLPALARLTELDAQVGDLYTALVTSRTAASDLRRELTKAEADVAQVRTRAARDQQRLEQGQVSAKDAQALTSELESLARRQSDLEDVELEVMERLEAHESTLAELETAHAALASDRAAVVAERDAGWAEVDAEADRVRAAREKTVAGLDERLVALYERLRGQLGGRGAAPLRGNRCDGCRLELNPLDLEAIRARPEDAVVRCEECGRILVRLPANA
- a CDS encoding Nif3-like dinuclear metal center hexameric protein; the encoded protein is MSPTATVRDVVAALDRRYPPGTAEPWDRVGLAVGDPDAPVRRVLLAVDPVAAVVDEALGWGADLLLTHHPLLLRGVHSVAATTAKGALVHRLVRGGCALHTAHTNADAAVDGVAHALADTIGVRGTVPLVPAVVPSLDKHVVLVPTEHAEALVDALSAAGAGALGAYARCAWTTVGEGTFLPLDGAAPAVGRVGEVARVRETRIEMVAPRRSRAQVVAAVRAAHPYEEPAFDVLELASLPGQTGLGRVGTLDRPLPLAEFAAAVARALPATVQGVRYAGDPAMPVHRVAVLGGSGDSLFDAVRAADVDAYVTADLRHHPASEQQEQALFEAKGGAPRPALVDLAHSASEWPWLARAADALRADLAAAGTTVETRVSTLRTDPWTGRVPQPARTQPEGTP
- a CDS encoding zinc-dependent alcohol dehydrogenase family protein, translated to MRATLLHGPGDVRVEQVPDPQVRRAHDAVVRVVATCVCGSDLWPYRGARPVDEPRRIGHELVGVVEEVGADVRTVRPGDFVVAPFSLCDGTCVHCRNGVHTSCERVAWWGSPDQDGEPVDAAQGEYVRVPMADGTLVVTPEHPDEALLPHVLTLTDVMGTGHHAARSAGVGPGSTVAVVGDGAVGLCAVIAARRLGAERVVAMSRHAARQELARGFGATDVVAERGDEGAAHVRDLLDGIGPDAVLECVGTKESMAQALATVRPGGRIGFVGVPAGGPELPVRQLFDTNVTVGGGIAPVRGYIPELMADVWSGAIRPGLVFDGTFALDDIADAYAAMDARTVTKALVRP
- a CDS encoding peroxiredoxin, which codes for MTGAAPGALLVGEPAPDVTLPDTHGTPVSLAQLRGGPVAVVFFPFAFSGICSGELCELRDNLAMFDAAGVRLLGVSCDPMFALRAWSQQEGHGFDLLSDFWPHGAAARAFGVFDEDHGLALRGSFLLDADGVVRWSVVNPRGEARPLAAYREALAAL